Proteins encoded by one window of Akkermansia muciniphila ATCC BAA-835:
- a CDS encoding DoxX family protein, whose product MDTIDSITIIAAAWGLLVLRLTLAFILWPHGTQKVLGWFGGAGWEGTYRAFTEKMGIPPFLAKVAMLTEFFAPICLILGVFTRIAALSVIILMAVAITKHVKNGYFSNWSGKKAGEGVEFHLLYAGSAFALFLTGPGPWSVDAWCMNIVHVIFG is encoded by the coding sequence ATGGACACCATTGATTCCATTACCATTATTGCAGCGGCATGGGGCCTGCTGGTTCTCCGGCTGACGCTGGCTTTTATCCTGTGGCCACACGGGACCCAGAAAGTGCTGGGCTGGTTCGGGGGCGCGGGCTGGGAGGGCACCTACCGGGCCTTCACGGAAAAAATGGGCATTCCCCCCTTTCTGGCCAAGGTGGCCATGCTGACGGAATTTTTCGCCCCTATCTGCCTGATACTGGGCGTATTCACCAGAATAGCGGCTCTCAGCGTTATCATCCTCATGGCCGTAGCCATAACCAAACACGTCAAAAACGGCTACTTTTCCAACTGGTCCGGCAAAAAAGCCGGGGAAGGCGTAGAATTCCACCTGCTTTATGCGGGCTCCGCTTTCGCCCTGTTCCTGACAGGCCCCGGCCCTTGGTCCGTGGACGCCTGGTGCATGAACATCGTGCATGTCATCTTCGGTTGA
- a CDS encoding YdjY domain-containing protein — MFLKFTIALLACTWGFSCAQDISGPEEDTNAPAAEEATREVPLPDGKTVPKFEPLDEHRIKIGNVIVNHKERTVSFQAQVNMKEGILEYVCCMPNGKLHESLLVTEADPLHISLGMTLLKFHRFEKFFPVRDENFEWLPFTEPKPEDYADSYVQIVMTYTENGREQKSDFSDIVVNSQTRKGLNPSDWLYTNSFFYEGAYQASLSGEVISIFASRTSPINYIGDFHDGVNDTGWIVNPQKNLPLGTNVTVTISQKPVQPKQ, encoded by the coding sequence ATGTTCCTGAAATTTACCATCGCCCTGCTTGCCTGCACCTGGGGCTTTTCCTGCGCACAGGACATCTCCGGCCCGGAGGAAGATACCAATGCCCCCGCTGCCGAGGAAGCCACGCGGGAAGTCCCTCTTCCGGACGGGAAAACGGTTCCCAAATTTGAACCCCTGGATGAGCACCGCATCAAAATCGGCAATGTGATTGTCAACCATAAGGAGCGCACCGTCAGTTTTCAGGCTCAAGTCAACATGAAGGAAGGAATTCTGGAATACGTCTGCTGCATGCCCAACGGCAAGCTGCATGAATCCCTGTTGGTGACGGAGGCGGATCCCCTGCACATCAGCCTGGGAATGACGCTGCTCAAATTCCACCGCTTTGAAAAATTCTTCCCGGTGCGGGATGAAAATTTTGAATGGCTTCCCTTCACGGAACCCAAGCCGGAGGACTACGCAGACTCCTACGTGCAGATTGTCATGACCTATACGGAAAACGGCAGGGAACAGAAGAGCGATTTTTCCGACATCGTCGTGAATTCACAAACGCGGAAGGGACTGAATCCCAGCGACTGGCTTTACACCAATTCCTTCTTTTACGAAGGCGCCTACCAGGCCAGCCTGAGCGGAGAAGTAATCTCCATCTTCGCCAGCCGCACCTCCCCCATCAATTACATCGGAGACTTCCATGACGGCGTCAACGATACAGGCTGGATCGTCAACCCCCAAAAAAACCTGCCTCTGGGCACAAACGTCACTGTCACCATTTCCCAGAAACCGGTTCAACCCAAGCAATAG
- a CDS encoding prenyltransferase/squalene oxidase repeat-containing protein: protein MFKSVLSLTLAAALGTASFGQTTLTAIPGEAAAAKYASISQEILRAIEKGNEYLKSKQNPEGYWAQPSYPALTALAVTAYMRDPANQGKPVPEYIRKGYDFILKSQKEDGSIFNRGMSSYNTAVCMMALLAANKEEYAPAILKGRAYLIKQQNHFAPDNPYNGGIGYGDKQAPPIADLSNTSLALEAIYYSQKLAKDGKYGEQPDLDWNAATEFINRCQQNPAVNKEPWVSNDKSQLGGFVYRPGVSSARDKKSAAFDKAEPPKAYGSMTYAGMQSLIYANVDKNDPRVKLALKWLENSYSLDENPGMGVQGLYYYYQAMSKALSAMGIDTLTLENGRKVDWRDELANKLISIQKSDGSWVNTNNRWWEADPVLVTSYCVLALEQLYHSIPR, encoded by the coding sequence ATGTTCAAATCCGTACTTTCACTAACGCTGGCCGCCGCACTGGGCACAGCCTCCTTCGGGCAGACCACCCTGACGGCCATTCCCGGAGAAGCGGCAGCCGCCAAATACGCCTCCATTAGCCAGGAAATTCTGCGTGCCATTGAAAAAGGGAACGAATACCTGAAAAGCAAACAAAATCCGGAAGGTTACTGGGCCCAGCCGTCCTACCCTGCCCTGACAGCCCTGGCGGTCACCGCCTACATGCGGGACCCCGCCAACCAGGGGAAACCCGTCCCGGAATACATCCGGAAGGGGTATGACTTCATCCTGAAATCCCAGAAGGAAGACGGCTCCATTTTCAACCGCGGCATGTCCTCCTACAATACTGCCGTGTGCATGATGGCCCTGCTGGCCGCCAACAAGGAGGAATATGCCCCCGCCATTCTCAAGGGCCGCGCCTACCTCATCAAGCAGCAGAACCACTTTGCCCCGGACAACCCTTATAACGGCGGCATCGGCTATGGAGACAAGCAGGCTCCTCCCATTGCAGACCTCTCCAATACCTCCCTGGCGCTGGAAGCCATTTACTACTCCCAGAAACTCGCCAAAGACGGCAAGTACGGTGAACAGCCGGATCTGGACTGGAACGCCGCCACGGAATTCATCAACCGTTGCCAGCAAAACCCTGCCGTAAACAAGGAACCCTGGGTTTCCAATGACAAATCCCAGCTCGGCGGCTTCGTGTACCGTCCCGGCGTCTCCAGCGCCAGGGACAAAAAAAGCGCCGCCTTTGACAAAGCGGAGCCCCCCAAAGCTTACGGCAGCATGACGTATGCGGGCATGCAGTCCCTTATTTACGCCAATGTGGATAAAAACGACCCCCGCGTCAAGCTGGCCCTCAAGTGGCTGGAAAACAGCTACAGCCTGGACGAAAACCCCGGCATGGGCGTCCAGGGGCTTTACTACTACTATCAGGCTATGTCCAAGGCGCTCAGCGCCATGGGAATAGATACCCTGACGCTGGAAAACGGCCGCAAGGTGGACTGGCGGGATGAACTGGCCAACAAGCTCATTTCCATCCAGAAGAGCGACGGTTCCTGGGTGAACACCAACAACCGCTGGTGGGAGGCGGACCCCGTCCTGGTGACCTCCTACTGCGTGCTGGCGCTGGAACAGCTCTACCACTCCATTCCCCGGTAA
- a CDS encoding L,D-transpeptidase, whose translation MPHAALPFLLFLCVSLLLAACSSTPRTPHGKPLMKDGRYASSYEAFVADPQYRFTRDIWYHDERIRQAGTRNSKIVIHLKDQRGVLLVDGKPAMNFPVCTGKSAHKTPRGKFSIIQKDADYRSRSYGSVFDASGLCVNSDATSSSRVPPGGKFIGAKMPLWMRIHGGIGLHVGTVFRDANSHGCIRVPVEACRILFDKCGLGTTVIVQE comes from the coding sequence ATGCCGCACGCCGCTCTCCCGTTTCTTCTTTTCCTGTGTGTTTCCCTGCTGCTGGCTGCCTGTTCCTCCACGCCCAGGACGCCTCATGGAAAGCCGTTGATGAAGGACGGCAGATATGCTTCTTCCTATGAAGCTTTTGTTGCGGATCCCCAGTACCGCTTCACGCGCGATATCTGGTATCATGACGAGCGTATCCGCCAGGCGGGGACGCGGAACAGCAAAATCGTCATTCATCTGAAGGATCAGCGCGGCGTGTTGTTGGTTGATGGCAAGCCGGCTATGAACTTTCCCGTTTGCACGGGCAAATCCGCCCATAAAACGCCGCGCGGCAAGTTTTCCATCATCCAAAAAGATGCGGATTACCGTTCCCGGTCTTACGGCAGCGTGTTTGATGCAAGCGGTTTGTGCGTGAATTCGGATGCTACCTCTTCTTCCCGCGTGCCTCCCGGCGGTAAATTCATCGGCGCCAAAATGCCTCTTTGGATGCGCATTCACGGCGGGATAGGGCTGCATGTGGGCACCGTGTTCCGGGACGCCAATTCCCACGGGTGCATCCGGGTTCCGGTGGAGGCATGCCGCATTCTGTTTGACAAATGCGGCCTGGGAACAACCGTCATCGTTCAGGAATAA
- a CDS encoding HdeD family acid-resistance protein, translated as MTTQPQVSSSAVSGNSWWMGILGVIELFLGFIALASPWIVGASFIWVIGIMLMVLAVVRLIQVFTVPSSRGWNLVTAILYGIAGWFLFRDPNISLAITTLIIGWGLVIAAVFQGAIWLQTRSLPASGWRLFNVIITLILGLMVIFGWPESTAWFVGTLIAVELIFSGWTLLLYAFSGNSARR; from the coding sequence ATGACAACTCAACCTCAAGTCAGCAGCTCCGCGGTATCCGGCAACTCATGGTGGATGGGAATCCTTGGCGTCATCGAGCTATTTCTTGGCTTCATCGCCCTGGCCTCTCCCTGGATCGTCGGAGCCAGCTTCATTTGGGTAATCGGCATCATGCTGATGGTTCTGGCCGTCGTCCGGCTGATCCAGGTCTTCACCGTCCCTTCCTCCCGTGGGTGGAACCTGGTGACGGCCATCCTGTACGGCATCGCCGGCTGGTTTCTGTTCCGGGACCCCAATATTTCCCTGGCTATCACCACGCTCATCATCGGGTGGGGCCTGGTTATTGCCGCCGTATTTCAGGGAGCCATCTGGCTTCAAACCCGTTCCCTGCCTGCCAGCGGGTGGCGGCTGTTCAACGTGATCATCACGCTGATCCTGGGCCTCATGGTCATCTTCGGCTGGCCTGAATCCACGGCCTGGTTCGTAGGTACTCTGATCGCAGTGGAACTGATCTTCTCCGGGTGGACGCTGCTCCTGTATGCATTCAGCGGCAATTCCGCCCGCCGTTAA
- a CDS encoding HesA/MoeB/ThiF family protein — MTLTQEETERYARHLSLPELGEQGQYKLKRAHVALTGLGGLGSPAALYLAAAGVGRLTLIDPDEVCLSNLQRQILHATDAAGTAKTASAARRLYALNPSVRINTVHRRLTPENAVSLLEGCDLVLDASDNYAARFAMADAACTLRIPLVYGAVKGFIGQVAVFAPHQGTACYRCLFPADTPMQEKDTASAAGILGAHAGIIGCIQAMEALKYLAGIPSPLVGAMLSADTRRMRFTTIPLAPNPACRCRTNEGCGAAMKN, encoded by the coding sequence ATGACCCTCACCCAGGAAGAAACCGAACGGTACGCCAGGCATCTTTCCCTTCCGGAACTGGGAGAACAGGGCCAATACAAACTCAAACGGGCGCATGTCGCCCTGACGGGCCTCGGGGGGCTTGGCTCCCCGGCGGCCCTTTATCTTGCTGCCGCAGGCGTGGGGCGCCTGACCCTGATTGACCCGGACGAGGTGTGTCTTTCCAACCTCCAGCGGCAAATCCTGCATGCCACGGATGCGGCGGGAACGGCTAAAACCGCCAGCGCCGCCAGACGCCTGTACGCCCTGAACCCCTCCGTACGCATCAACACGGTCCACAGGCGCCTTACGCCGGAAAATGCCGTTTCCCTGCTGGAAGGGTGCGACCTGGTTCTGGACGCTTCAGACAATTACGCGGCACGCTTCGCCATGGCGGATGCCGCCTGCACCCTGCGCATTCCGCTGGTGTACGGCGCCGTGAAGGGCTTTATCGGGCAGGTGGCCGTTTTCGCCCCCCATCAGGGAACCGCCTGTTACCGCTGCCTCTTCCCGGCAGATACGCCCATGCAGGAAAAAGACACCGCCTCCGCCGCAGGCATTCTGGGTGCGCATGCGGGCATCATCGGCTGCATCCAGGCCATGGAAGCCCTGAAATATCTTGCGGGCATTCCCTCTCCGCTGGTGGGCGCCATGCTCTCTGCGGACACGCGGCGCATGCGCTTCACCACCATCCCTCTGGCGCCTAATCCCGCGTGCAGATGCCGGACTAACGAGGGGTGCGGAGCCGCAATGAAAAATTGA
- a CDS encoding alpha/beta hydrolase: protein MELFTEADHLAEARYRKLLREQPGFVWRRFSDGEELMAYVFFPPGHRAEAAAPSVLFFHGGMWVGKSLGDFVPWALHLAQQGIAGIIPMFRTRGDYEVEPMDILEEGREAWAWLHGNAALLGLDPARITVAGSDAGGLMALHVALPDHPARWSLFRKKAPLPPGPAAVALFRGVCDLTAQSAFKLGGMMPPDQRDAVNPLRRVQRGLPPLFASHGGRDRLLPWRNSERLAELWRKKKNRSRFELLDVADHTFYHFNVNAAYFEQLLNSWSAFMVEQGIWEYNEGMDTGLLG from the coding sequence ATGGAATTGTTCACGGAAGCCGATCATTTGGCGGAAGCCCGGTACAGGAAACTGTTGCGGGAACAGCCCGGCTTTGTGTGGAGGCGGTTTTCAGACGGAGAGGAGCTGATGGCGTATGTCTTTTTTCCCCCCGGCCACCGGGCGGAAGCCGCCGCTCCTTCCGTGCTCTTTTTCCACGGCGGCATGTGGGTGGGCAAGAGCCTGGGGGATTTTGTGCCGTGGGCGCTCCATCTTGCCCAGCAGGGTATTGCAGGCATTATACCCATGTTCCGCACACGCGGCGATTATGAAGTGGAGCCGATGGACATTCTGGAAGAGGGCAGGGAAGCCTGGGCCTGGCTGCATGGGAACGCCGCTCTGCTGGGGCTGGACCCGGCCCGCATTACTGTGGCGGGAAGTGATGCCGGAGGGCTGATGGCTCTGCATGTGGCCCTTCCGGATCATCCCGCCCGCTGGTCCCTGTTCCGCAAAAAGGCTCCCCTTCCTCCCGGCCCCGCCGCCGTGGCCCTGTTCCGAGGCGTGTGCGACCTGACGGCGCAATCCGCTTTTAAGCTGGGCGGCATGATGCCTCCGGACCAGAGGGATGCCGTCAACCCCCTGCGGCGCGTGCAGAGGGGGCTGCCTCCCCTGTTTGCGAGTCATGGAGGAAGGGACAGGCTTCTGCCGTGGCGCAACAGCGAGAGGCTGGCGGAGCTGTGGAGAAAAAAGAAGAACCGTTCCCGATTTGAACTTCTGGACGTGGCGGACCACACATTTTACCATTTCAATGTGAATGCCGCCTATTTTGAACAACTGCTCAATAGCTGGAGCGCGTTTATGGTGGAGCAGGGAATTTGGGAATATAACGAAGGAATGGACACCGGGCTGCTGGGGTGA
- a CDS encoding KpsF/GutQ family sugar-phosphate isomerase gives MNHLTRAKSVFEMEIEELRGVLSRLDDNFNKAVDLMSQALDRGNKIVIVGVGKSGNIGAKIVATLNSTGTPTVLLDSLNALHGDLGIVQDGDVCIAMSFSGETSELLTLLPFIKRFELPIISMTGNTGSSLAKYSDIVLDTGVSREACPLNLAPTSSTTAMLVMGDALAMALVEARHFTARDFAKRHPGGSLGRALLTRVSDIMRRGEEMAMLPETASVNDCLKAMTTAHAGACVLLTEDRKLAGIFTHGDFVRAYGANPLIGEQPVSGFMTRNPIYVMEDDLAAEAAKAVSNRHIDDLVVLNAEMAPVGIIDLQDLARLKLV, from the coding sequence ATGAATCATTTAACACGCGCCAAATCCGTTTTTGAAATGGAGATTGAAGAGCTGCGCGGCGTCCTGTCCCGGCTGGACGACAATTTCAACAAGGCTGTGGACCTCATGTCCCAGGCTCTGGACCGCGGCAACAAGATCGTCATTGTAGGCGTAGGCAAATCCGGCAACATCGGGGCCAAGATCGTCGCTACCCTGAACTCTACGGGAACGCCCACCGTTTTGCTGGATTCCCTGAACGCCCTGCACGGGGATCTGGGCATCGTCCAGGACGGGGACGTCTGCATTGCCATGTCTTTCTCCGGAGAAACTTCGGAGCTGCTGACCCTGCTCCCCTTCATCAAGCGTTTTGAACTGCCCATCATTTCCATGACGGGCAACACGGGCTCATCCCTGGCCAAATACTCGGATATCGTTCTGGACACAGGCGTTTCCCGGGAAGCCTGCCCGCTGAACCTGGCCCCTACTTCCAGCACCACGGCCATGCTGGTCATGGGAGACGCCCTCGCCATGGCCCTGGTGGAAGCGCGCCACTTCACCGCGCGGGACTTCGCCAAACGCCACCCCGGCGGTTCGCTGGGGCGTGCCCTGCTCACCCGGGTGAGCGATATCATGCGCCGTGGAGAAGAAATGGCCATGCTTCCGGAAACCGCCTCCGTGAACGACTGCCTGAAGGCGATGACCACAGCCCACGCCGGTGCCTGCGTCCTGCTGACGGAGGACCGCAAGCTGGCCGGCATCTTCACCCACGGAGACTTTGTCCGGGCATACGGGGCGAACCCTCTCATCGGAGAACAGCCCGTCAGCGGGTTCATGACCCGCAATCCCATTTATGTCATGGAAGACGACCTGGCCGCTGAAGCGGCGAAAGCCGTGAGCAACCGCCACATTGACGATCTGGTGGTGCTCAACGCGGAAATGGCCCCCGTGGGCATCATTGACCTCCAGGACCTTGCCAGGCTGAAACTGGTTTAA
- a CDS encoding penicillin-binding transpeptidase domain-containing protein — MKIKVLIRSLVLLAGLAAWTADTAWGQASTRRPSSRGGAVAGRAAVEQRGEDDAVETVDLGDKKKDSDTASGEQEGVAAAPEMPRETEKEQNGLDSLSLIPSLGGGRLDAAREAHTSTRPSARTMALLIPAPRGPILDRNGEPLAVTSVAYQLALRFEIFENPDRSRVVEFGRNCLEQAKKIAGKAWSFSDEQLWKHYEHRRWLPLPLTNVIRAEEAEKLKDKVKSVRGLQLLPIYIRSYPEKEIAGHIIGYVGSKGKLPTGPINHMDPLWEQVEGRAGLEKEFNKNLTGTPGVWRLMFDEDGNKILDELQIRPKPGGAVVTTLNLKWQKDAERILSRGKRRGAMVVLDCVTGEVLVMASTPSYDPNMFIPNISQKDYDALRNDPAGPLGARAFQGRYPPASTFKVLTVASALRNNKITENTLVYCPASVTIGNHVFKNWSKTPLGDINCVRALAMSNNPFMYQMGLKLGAEALMDTARAFGLGERTGLPIPDDPGLVPTSDYMIRNYKRDFMSGDAANLSIGQGTLLVTPLQVAHMMSGVANGYLPRLQLIKQIQDGNANVVYAPKPQEVQRPLPAYERALSSVRKGMREVVEAGTGGRARLSYASIAGKSGTAQWGPEREDKRLAWFAGFMPCDNPRFAYVVLYEGRAHERLGGGAAAAPIVKEFFETEKKDIKAIIDPPKDDIPVAEPVEETPETAAAALRERSGAPAVVPDNLPPGLYDPEGMEPIKADEIPADLDDSSDAEIKATPVGGSSRPAGPSAPPLSEEPSAAPLTPRRGDSDYIPGLPQQIPRHLNRSTSVNTPAPQSPLPEDDIPMAEPL, encoded by the coding sequence ATGAAAATAAAGGTTCTGATACGTTCCCTGGTATTGTTGGCCGGTTTGGCCGCGTGGACGGCGGATACAGCCTGGGGCCAGGCTTCCACGCGCCGCCCGTCTTCCCGGGGGGGAGCGGTCGCTGGCCGGGCTGCGGTGGAACAGCGCGGAGAGGATGACGCCGTGGAAACGGTTGACCTGGGGGACAAAAAGAAGGATTCCGACACGGCTTCCGGCGAACAGGAAGGCGTGGCCGCCGCTCCGGAGATGCCCAGGGAAACGGAAAAGGAGCAGAATGGCTTGGATTCCCTGTCCCTGATTCCTTCCCTTGGCGGAGGTCGGCTGGACGCTGCGCGGGAAGCGCACACCAGCACGCGGCCTTCCGCCAGGACCATGGCTCTGCTGATTCCCGCTCCGCGCGGCCCCATCCTGGACCGCAACGGGGAACCGCTGGCCGTGACTTCCGTAGCCTACCAGCTGGCTTTGCGGTTTGAAATTTTTGAAAACCCCGACCGTTCCCGCGTGGTGGAATTCGGGCGCAACTGTTTGGAACAGGCCAAAAAAATTGCCGGAAAGGCGTGGTCTTTTTCCGACGAACAGCTCTGGAAACATTATGAGCACCGCCGCTGGCTGCCTCTTCCGCTCACGAACGTCATTCGTGCGGAGGAAGCGGAAAAGCTGAAGGATAAGGTGAAAAGTGTGCGCGGCCTCCAGCTGCTGCCCATTTACATCCGTTCCTATCCGGAGAAGGAAATCGCCGGCCATATCATCGGCTATGTGGGGTCCAAGGGAAAACTGCCAACCGGCCCCATCAACCACATGGATCCGCTTTGGGAGCAGGTGGAAGGCCGTGCGGGGCTGGAAAAGGAATTCAACAAAAATCTGACCGGAACGCCCGGCGTATGGCGCTTGATGTTTGACGAAGACGGCAATAAAATTCTGGATGAACTGCAAATACGCCCCAAGCCCGGCGGGGCTGTCGTCACCACCCTCAACCTGAAATGGCAGAAGGATGCGGAACGCATCCTTTCCCGCGGCAAGAGGCGCGGCGCCATGGTGGTGCTGGACTGCGTGACGGGTGAAGTTCTGGTGATGGCGTCCACGCCGTCCTATGACCCGAACATGTTCATTCCAAACATATCCCAGAAAGATTACGATGCTTTGCGCAATGATCCTGCCGGTCCTCTGGGCGCCCGTGCTTTCCAGGGCCGTTATCCCCCCGCTTCCACATTTAAAGTCCTGACGGTAGCCAGTGCCTTGAGGAACAACAAAATCACGGAAAATACGCTCGTTTACTGCCCGGCTTCCGTGACGATCGGCAACCACGTGTTCAAAAACTGGAGCAAGACTCCCCTGGGGGATATCAACTGTGTCCGCGCCCTGGCGATGTCCAATAATCCGTTCATGTACCAGATGGGCCTGAAGCTGGGTGCGGAAGCCCTGATGGATACGGCCCGCGCCTTCGGCCTGGGGGAACGGACCGGCCTGCCCATTCCGGACGATCCCGGCCTGGTGCCGACCAGTGATTATATGATCCGCAATTACAAGCGCGATTTCATGTCCGGGGATGCCGCCAATTTGTCCATCGGCCAGGGGACGTTGCTGGTTACGCCCCTCCAGGTGGCGCACATGATGTCCGGCGTGGCAAACGGGTATCTGCCCAGGCTCCAGCTCATCAAGCAGATTCAGGACGGCAACGCCAATGTCGTTTACGCGCCCAAGCCCCAGGAAGTTCAACGTCCTCTGCCTGCCTATGAGCGTGCTCTGTCCAGCGTGCGCAAGGGGATGAGGGAAGTGGTTGAAGCCGGTACGGGGGGGCGTGCACGCCTGTCTTATGCCAGTATCGCCGGCAAATCCGGAACGGCCCAATGGGGGCCGGAACGGGAAGACAAGCGTCTGGCGTGGTTCGCCGGTTTCATGCCCTGCGACAATCCGCGCTTTGCCTATGTGGTGCTGTATGAAGGCCGCGCCCACGAACGGCTGGGCGGGGGGGCTGCCGCCGCTCCCATCGTAAAGGAATTTTTCGAAACGGAGAAAAAAGACATCAAGGCTATTATTGACCCGCCCAAAGATGACATCCCGGTGGCGGAACCGGTGGAGGAGACCCCGGAAACGGCCGCGGCCGCTCTTCGGGAACGGAGCGGAGCGCCTGCCGTCGTGCCGGACAACCTGCCGCCCGGCTTGTATGATCCGGAAGGGATGGAGCCGATCAAGGCTGATGAAATCCCTGCCGATCTGGATGACTCTTCCGATGCTGAAATCAAGGCAACTCCGGTGGGCGGCTCCTCAAGGCCTGCCGGGCCGTCGGCGCCTCCGTTGTCGGAGGAGCCTTCTGCGGCCCCCCTCACGCCGCGCCGGGGTGATTCCGATTACATCCCCGGACTGCCCCAGCAGATTCCCCGCCATCTTAACCGTTCCACCTCCGTAAACACTCCTGCGCCGCAGTCTCCCCTGCCGGAGGATGATATTCCCATGGCGGAACCTCTTTAA
- a CDS encoding Sip1-related alpha-galactosidase — MKAFMFPALVLAALNIWTGAAQPRTTAILPVPGEKACRLPLPPYQAFCWFSADRGRWPGDGNRVLPWFGRTAPGNLLDSKPNPSTAKPGDHAMFALFHLKDGNFMAVLPVAAPDSLAWLKLERDGTFLVEAGSLGTSPAKPQAVLAVTATDKDIYRACSAVWDKALSLPFIKGRTLPREKKIYPEPFKYLGWCSWEQYKKNISSKLLEETARKLEASPVPVRWMLVDDGFQTQERLQLVSFQPRQDQFPRGWQPLMKHKSPKLKWMGLWHCYYGLWNGIHPRHRLDDETARGLVRTAKGKILPGDGSGGAGAFYTPFLQSVKDTGFDFVKIDVQAEYLKHADGLDNPVRHNTKCSEALEQACLKTGLSLVNCMAQGTVNIQNTRYSAVTRCSIDYKLGDEAMAKSHILQSYANTLWLGQTVWPDHDMFHSTDPACARLMAVSKAVSGGPVYLSDPADKLNPENIMPLVWSDGLLLRPLAPAVPLPDSVFPDALNENRLYRVIAPLPGQSAAVVVYNLKHPSPAEPVRGKISLEDYKNAAALLNGNAAEAYASLPAEGIAAYSAEGGRALTPAQPDLDVELTGFKDRLFIMAPIVQGWAVIGRRDKFLSPCALVSAPGYRENGLRFRVKESGPVVIWRGKGPVKAGNTPVRNLGNGFYELQFPVSDHPLDITVTAE; from the coding sequence ATGAAAGCATTCATGTTCCCAGCCCTTGTTCTGGCGGCCCTGAACATATGGACTGGCGCCGCCCAGCCCCGGACAACCGCCATTTTACCTGTACCGGGCGAAAAGGCGTGCCGGCTTCCGCTTCCTCCCTACCAGGCCTTTTGCTGGTTTTCAGCGGACCGCGGCCGCTGGCCCGGAGACGGCAACCGGGTTCTGCCCTGGTTCGGAAGGACGGCCCCCGGCAACCTGCTGGACAGCAAGCCGAATCCCAGCACCGCCAAACCGGGGGACCATGCCATGTTCGCCCTGTTCCACCTCAAAGACGGCAATTTCATGGCCGTGCTCCCCGTCGCCGCCCCTGATTCCCTCGCGTGGCTGAAACTTGAAAGGGACGGAACATTCCTTGTGGAAGCCGGTTCGCTGGGAACTTCCCCCGCCAAACCGCAGGCCGTCCTGGCCGTCACCGCCACGGACAAAGATATTTACCGCGCCTGTTCCGCCGTATGGGACAAGGCCCTTTCCCTCCCTTTCATCAAGGGCAGAACCTTGCCCCGGGAAAAGAAAATTTATCCGGAACCGTTCAAGTACCTCGGCTGGTGCAGCTGGGAACAGTATAAAAAGAATATTTCCTCCAAGCTGCTTGAAGAAACGGCCAGAAAACTGGAGGCATCCCCCGTCCCCGTCCGGTGGATGCTGGTGGACGACGGATTCCAGACCCAGGAAAGGCTTCAGCTGGTCAGTTTCCAGCCCCGGCAGGATCAATTCCCCCGGGGCTGGCAGCCCCTGATGAAACACAAAAGCCCCAAATTGAAATGGATGGGCCTGTGGCACTGCTATTACGGCCTCTGGAACGGCATCCACCCCAGGCACCGTCTGGATGACGAGACTGCCCGCGGTCTGGTCCGTACCGCCAAAGGGAAAATCCTCCCCGGTGACGGCTCCGGAGGAGCCGGAGCGTTTTATACCCCCTTCCTGCAATCCGTCAAAGACACCGGATTCGACTTCGTGAAAATTGATGTGCAGGCGGAATACCTGAAGCATGCGGACGGGCTGGACAACCCGGTCCGCCACAATACCAAGTGCTCGGAAGCCCTGGAACAGGCCTGCCTGAAAACAGGGCTCAGCCTGGTCAACTGCATGGCGCAGGGTACCGTCAACATTCAGAACACGCGTTACAGCGCGGTCACCCGGTGCAGCATCGACTACAAGCTGGGAGATGAAGCCATGGCCAAATCCCACATCCTCCAGTCCTACGCCAATACCCTCTGGCTGGGACAGACCGTGTGGCCGGACCATGACATGTTCCATTCCACGGATCCCGCCTGCGCCCGCCTCATGGCCGTATCCAAAGCCGTCTCAGGCGGCCCTGTCTATCTTTCAGACCCGGCAGACAAACTTAATCCGGAAAACATCATGCCTCTCGTCTGGTCGGACGGTCTTCTGCTGCGCCCGCTGGCTCCCGCCGTGCCCCTGCCTGATTCCGTCTTTCCGGATGCTCTGAACGAGAACCGCCTGTACCGGGTAATCGCCCCTTTACCCGGTCAAAGCGCCGCCGTGGTGGTGTACAACCTCAAACATCCTTCCCCGGCGGAACCGGTACGGGGGAAAATTTCCCTGGAGGATTATAAAAACGCGGCGGCTCTGCTGAATGGCAATGCGGCGGAAGCCTACGCCTCTCTCCCGGCGGAGGGCATCGCCGCCTATTCCGCAGAGGGAGGCCGCGCGCTGACTCCGGCACAGCCGGATCTGGATGTAGAGCTGACGGGATTCAAGGACCGCCTGTTCATCATGGCCCCTATCGTCCAAGGTTGGGCCGTCATCGGAAGGAGGGACAAATTTCTCTCTCCCTGCGCCCTGGTTTCCGCTCCGGGGTACAGGGAGAACGGCCTCCGCTTCCGCGTGAAGGAATCCGGGCCTGTCGTCATCTGGCGGGGAAAAGGCCCGGTCAAAGCGGGAAACACCCCCGTCAGGAATCTGGGGAACGGGTTTTATGAATTGCAATTTCCCGTCTCCGACCACCCCCTGGACATCACTGTAACAGCGGAATAA